The following proteins are co-located in the Pirellulales bacterium genome:
- a CDS encoding 1-acyl-sn-glycerol-3-phosphate acyltransferase, protein MEDLHFENGIYRTPAGRSCLLGRLFPTWSFFVQYPVIVWLAARLAKRGRLDGAAWANSSRQVIRALERSGVEFEITGVEHLHGIDSAYVLAANHMSTLETMVLPAVLQPLRNTTFVVKQSLTTMPVFKHIMCSRHAIAVTQTNPREDLKTMLAEGVDRLKRGFALVVFPQGSRTPGFRAEEFNSIGVKLAARAATPLVPCAVATDAWGLGRWIPELSRIDPTRKVRIAFGEPTTVEGRGEEQHARTLEFIGGKLAEWGYGPAGPLP, encoded by the coding sequence ATGGAAGACTTGCACTTCGAGAACGGAATCTATCGCACTCCCGCGGGGCGGAGCTGCCTGCTCGGGCGGCTGTTTCCCACGTGGTCGTTCTTTGTGCAGTACCCGGTCATCGTGTGGCTCGCCGCGCGGTTGGCGAAGCGCGGCCGGCTCGACGGGGCCGCGTGGGCCAACAGCAGTCGCCAGGTGATACGAGCCCTGGAGCGCTCCGGGGTTGAGTTCGAGATCACCGGCGTCGAGCATCTCCACGGCATCGACTCGGCCTACGTGCTGGCGGCCAATCACATGAGCACGCTTGAAACGATGGTCCTCCCCGCGGTGCTGCAGCCGTTGCGCAATACGACCTTCGTCGTCAAGCAGTCGCTGACGACGATGCCGGTGTTCAAGCACATCATGTGCTCGAGACACGCCATCGCGGTGACGCAGACGAATCCGCGCGAGGATCTCAAGACGATGCTCGCCGAGGGAGTCGATCGGCTGAAGCGCGGGTTCGCGCTGGTCGTCTTCCCGCAGGGGAGTCGCACGCCCGGTTTCCGCGCCGAGGAGTTCAACTCGATCGGCGTCAAGCTTGCCGCTCGCGCCGCGACGCCGCTCGTGCCGTGCGCGGTGGCGACCGACGCCTGGGGGCTGGGGCGTTGGATCCCCGAACTCTCTCGCATCGATCCGACGCGCAAGGTGCGGATCGCCTTCGGCGAGCCGACGACCGTCGAAGGTCGCGGCGAGGAGCAACACGCGCGAACGCTCGAGTTCATCGGCGGCAAACTCGCCGAGTGGGGCTACGGGCCCGCGGGACCGTTGCCGTGA
- a CDS encoding DUF1501 domain-containing protein yields MAVRHVPLSRRGFLTVGAVGGLGLSLADWFALRSTASAAENAYVTPPVKAESVIHIFLPGGLSAQDSFDPKPLAPIEYRGELKAIPTKIPGEQFSELMPRTAGVADKITVIRSLTHSEAAHERGEMNMLTGYRPSPALEYPSLGSVVSHEFGPRKNLPAYICVPEMPSPYAGPGYLSAAYAPFALGDDPARNGFQVRDLNLPGGVDEARFARRRAALEAVNKSFVDATQADGVVAMNSFYERAFDLIGSASAREAFRIEAEDAAMRDRYGRHQPGQRMLLARRLVEAGARFVTLSYGGWDHHVNVTGNMRRLMPAFDQAFAALVSDLDERGLLDTTLVMVTTEFGRTPKLNQDAGRDHWAKVFSVALAGGGVRRGAIVGSSGPTASEPTDCPVTPEDLAATVYHQLGIPPEKELIAPGNRPIEIVNNGRVRSEIVA; encoded by the coding sequence ATGGCCGTTCGACACGTACCGCTGAGTCGCCGTGGATTTTTGACCGTCGGCGCCGTGGGGGGCTTGGGTCTCTCGCTCGCCGACTGGTTCGCGCTGCGCAGCACGGCTTCGGCGGCGGAGAACGCGTACGTGACTCCTCCGGTCAAGGCCGAGAGCGTCATTCACATTTTTCTCCCCGGCGGGCTCAGCGCGCAGGACTCGTTCGATCCGAAGCCCCTGGCGCCGATTGAATACCGGGGCGAGCTGAAGGCGATTCCCACGAAGATTCCCGGCGAGCAGTTCAGCGAGCTGATGCCGCGCACCGCGGGAGTGGCCGACAAGATCACCGTGATTCGATCGCTCACGCATAGCGAGGCGGCGCACGAACGGGGCGAGATGAACATGCTCACGGGGTATCGTCCCAGCCCGGCGCTAGAGTACCCGAGCCTGGGGAGCGTCGTGAGCCACGAATTCGGCCCGCGCAAGAATTTGCCGGCGTACATTTGCGTCCCCGAGATGCCGAGCCCTTACGCCGGCCCCGGGTATTTGAGCGCGGCCTATGCTCCGTTCGCGCTGGGGGACGATCCGGCGCGGAACGGTTTTCAGGTTCGCGATCTCAACCTTCCCGGCGGCGTCGACGAGGCGCGGTTCGCGCGCCGGCGCGCGGCGCTCGAGGCGGTCAACAAGTCGTTCGTCGACGCCACGCAGGCGGACGGCGTCGTCGCGATGAATTCGTTCTACGAGCGAGCGTTCGACCTGATCGGCTCGGCGAGCGCTCGCGAGGCGTTCCGCATCGAGGCCGAGGACGCCGCGATGCGCGACCGCTACGGCCGGCACCAGCCGGGGCAGCGGATGTTGTTGGCACGGCGACTCGTCGAGGCGGGGGCCCGGTTCGTCACGCTCAGCTACGGCGGCTGGGACCACCATGTGAACGTCACCGGCAACATGCGGCGACTCATGCCGGCGTTCGATCAGGCGTTCGCCGCCTTGGTGAGCGACCTCGACGAGCGGGGCCTGCTGGACACGACCCTGGTGATGGTGACGACCGAATTCGGCCGGACTCCCAAACTCAACCAGGATGCGGGGCGCGACCACTGGGCCAAGGTGTTCAGCGTCGCCCTGGCCGGCGGCGGCGTACGCCGCGGTGCGATCGTCGGCTCCTCGGGTCCGACCGCCAGCGAACCGACCGACTGCCCGGTGACCCCCGAAGACCTCGCCGCGACCGTGTACCACCAGTTGGGCATTCCCCCCGAGAAGGAACTGATCGCCCCCGGCAACCGCCCCATCGAAATCGTCAACAACGGCCGCGTGCGCAGCGAGATCGTGGCGTGA
- a CDS encoding PPC domain-containing protein, translating into MDRLEPQGAQRGTTVAVELFGPRLGKAPQGLLWSRAGIEATKLEVVDDNRVRVELIVAADCPPGIHPLRVHTATGLSNLVQFHVGALAELSEVEPNDAPEAAQAIPLDTVVSGLVQGADVDRFAVELAEGERLSIEVEGLRLGRTMFDPAIAVLDPAGHEIAASDDAGPAYRDAFCSLLAPQAGRYLVLVRDAALQGDGRSSYRLHVGRFPRPAAVTPLGGRPGEKLAVRFLGDAAGELNAEIELPAAETEAFPVFAGDDRGTSPTQFQLRVVDLPNVLEVEPNGDREHATEAPPAAALEGAIAAAGDLDWYRVPLQKGRPVDVRMHARRLGSPVDGIVRVFDAAGRQLAANDDDRGEPDSSLRFAPPEDGDYFVRVEDRLNRGGPTFVYRVELSAPSPAVDLRIEEQQRYESQRVVVPRGNRAAIMVAASRRDVGGLLTIAPGELPAGISSPAMPLAADANLVPLVFEAAEDAPLGAQLWSLVATHAEEGKQTASFFKQQTWLVRGRNNFPMWNHWAERPPIAVVEPAPFKLRLVEPQAPLVQNGSKELRVVAERAAGFTAPIRLRSLYNPPGMAANNSLTIPAEQTEGTVPITAAGNARLGEFDVAIVGEADVDGLVSVSTQLAKLRIAPGYVGLAFAPVATMQGADAEYVVQVEQRTPFAGTAQAELLGLPPGVTAPNVEIDSQAERIVFPLTVAADARVGRHQQLACRVTIVEHGEPVVHTLGTGELRVDPGAPPGDAS; encoded by the coding sequence TTGGATCGGCTGGAACCGCAGGGGGCGCAGCGGGGGACGACTGTCGCGGTCGAGTTGTTCGGCCCGCGACTCGGCAAGGCGCCGCAGGGGCTGCTCTGGTCGCGCGCGGGGATCGAGGCGACCAAGCTGGAAGTGGTCGACGACAACCGCGTCCGGGTCGAGTTGATCGTCGCCGCGGATTGCCCGCCGGGCATTCACCCGCTGCGGGTTCACACGGCCACGGGGTTGTCGAATCTGGTTCAATTTCACGTCGGCGCCTTGGCCGAGTTGAGCGAGGTCGAACCGAACGATGCTCCTGAAGCGGCGCAGGCGATTCCTCTCGACACGGTCGTCAGCGGACTTGTGCAGGGGGCCGACGTCGACCGCTTTGCGGTCGAGTTGGCCGAGGGGGAGCGATTGTCGATCGAGGTCGAAGGGCTACGGCTGGGACGCACGATGTTCGACCCGGCGATCGCCGTTCTTGACCCCGCTGGACATGAGATCGCGGCCAGCGACGACGCGGGGCCAGCGTATCGCGACGCGTTCTGCTCGCTGCTCGCACCGCAGGCGGGCCGCTACCTCGTCTTGGTCCGCGACGCGGCGCTGCAAGGGGACGGCCGGTCGAGCTACCGGCTTCACGTGGGTCGCTTCCCGCGCCCGGCGGCCGTGACGCCGCTTGGCGGGCGGCCGGGGGAGAAGCTCGCGGTCCGGTTTCTCGGCGACGCGGCAGGCGAATTGAACGCCGAGATCGAACTGCCGGCCGCCGAGACGGAGGCCTTTCCCGTGTTCGCCGGCGACGACCGCGGCACGAGCCCCACGCAGTTTCAGCTGCGGGTCGTCGACTTGCCGAACGTGCTGGAGGTCGAACCGAACGGCGACCGCGAGCATGCGACCGAGGCGCCCCCCGCGGCGGCGCTCGAGGGGGCGATCGCCGCGGCAGGCGATCTCGATTGGTATCGCGTGCCGCTGCAGAAAGGGCGGCCTGTCGACGTCCGGATGCACGCCCGACGACTCGGCTCGCCCGTCGACGGCATCGTGCGGGTGTTCGACGCCGCGGGCAGACAACTGGCCGCCAACGACGACGACCGCGGCGAGCCGGACAGTTCCCTGCGGTTTGCTCCGCCCGAGGACGGCGATTACTTCGTTCGCGTCGAGGACCGCCTCAACCGCGGCGGGCCGACGTTCGTCTACCGGGTCGAGCTTTCCGCGCCGAGCCCCGCGGTCGATCTGCGGATCGAGGAGCAACAACGCTACGAATCGCAGCGGGTCGTCGTGCCGCGGGGCAATCGCGCGGCGATCATGGTCGCGGCAAGCCGTCGCGACGTCGGAGGACTGCTGACGATTGCGCCCGGCGAGCTCCCCGCGGGGATCTCGTCTCCCGCGATGCCGCTTGCCGCCGACGCCAACCTCGTTCCCCTGGTGTTCGAGGCGGCCGAAGATGCGCCGCTGGGGGCGCAGTTGTGGAGCCTCGTCGCTACGCACGCCGAGGAGGGCAAACAGACGGCGAGCTTCTTCAAACAGCAAACTTGGCTGGTCCGCGGGCGGAACAACTTTCCCATGTGGAACCACTGGGCCGAGCGACCGCCGATCGCGGTCGTCGAGCCGGCGCCGTTCAAGCTGCGGCTCGTCGAACCGCAGGCTCCGCTCGTGCAGAACGGGTCGAAGGAGCTGCGCGTCGTCGCCGAACGGGCCGCAGGGTTCACGGCGCCGATCCGGCTGCGGTCGCTCTACAACCCGCCGGGCATGGCGGCGAACAACTCGTTGACGATCCCTGCCGAGCAGACCGAAGGCACGGTCCCGATCACCGCGGCGGGGAACGCTCGGCTCGGCGAGTTCGACGTGGCGATCGTCGGCGAGGCCGACGTCGACGGGCTGGTCTCGGTCTCGACGCAACTGGCCAAGCTGCGGATCGCCCCGGGGTACGTGGGACTCGCGTTCGCCCCCGTGGCGACGATGCAGGGAGCGGACGCCGAGTACGTCGTGCAGGTCGAGCAACGGACCCCGTTCGCCGGGACCGCTCAGGCGGAACTCTTGGGGCTTCCCCCCGGGGTGACGGCGCCGAACGTGGAGATCGACAGTCAAGCCGAGCGGATCGTCTTTCCGCTCACAGTGGCCGCGGACGCGCGCGTCGGTCGGCATCAGCAACTGGCGTGTCGCGTGACGATCGTCGAACACGGCGAGCCGGTCGTCCACACCCTCGGCACGGGGGAACTGCGGGTTGATCCGGGCGCTCCTCCGGGAGACGCGTCATGA